A window from Malania oleifera isolate guangnan ecotype guangnan chromosome 7, ASM2987363v1, whole genome shotgun sequence encodes these proteins:
- the LOC131160258 gene encoding uncharacterized protein LOC131160258, with protein sequence MLLPPRSGIVLTVYLPLIAVLAIGQSQAREIRPSEHGLTYQNEPSTGHESPEMASFFGGNFSASPSSSVPLPVAKNMSDPAWWGGAAGNRAGEGRDHARNVLVVAGLVCGITGVVLLFVATLLFIFQLRKQKSSAAK encoded by the coding sequence ATGTTGCTCCCCCCGAGATCCGGCATCGTCCTGACCGTCTACTTGCCACTAATCGCAGTGCTCGCCATCGGACAATCGCAAGCGAGGGAGATCCGGCCATCGGAGCACGGCCTTACATACCAGAACGAGCCGTCGACCGGCCACGAGTCGCCGGAGATGGCGTCATTCTTCGGCGGCAACTTCTCCGCCTCGCCGTCGTCGAGCGTACCGTTGCCGGTGGCGAAGAACATGAGCGATCCGGCCTGGTGGGGAGGCGCCGCCGGCAACCGGGCAGGAGAGGGTCGCGATCACGCGAGGAACGTGCTGGTGGTGGCCGGATTGGTGTGTGGGATCACAGGTGTCGTATTACTATTTGTTGCTactcttcttttcatttttcagCTGAGAAAGCAAAAATCATCCGCCGCTAAGTAG